CGCGCGGGTGTCCTGCACGACCGCGCGGATCTCGCTGTCGGCGGGGAGCCCCGCGAGGGCGCCGTCGAGCAGGGCGTCGGTGTCGCTCTGCACGAAGGCGAGCGACTGCAGGCGGGCGAGGAACACCTCGGCCTCGATGCCGGGCCCGGCGTGGTCGAAGCACGCGTCCTCGTAGGCGTAGGCGGCGGCGCGGTCGGGGTCGCCGGGGGCGAGGCAGGCCCACAGCTCGCTGCGGATGGCGGCGCCCTCACCGGCGGCGAACCAGTTGTCGAACGATCCGGTGTAGGGCGGGCGGATGCCCTCGGCGAGGTTGCGCATGCCGACGCCGTACTCGTTCCACGGGAACTTGACGTGCCCGGCCCAGGCGTCGGCGAGCACGTGGCGGTCGACTGCGGGCTCGTCCATCTCGTCGATGACGCACGCGTAGAGCACCTGCAGGTCGAGGTCGTCGTTGGGGACCATCGTGGTGGGGACCGGGAAGTAGTAGGGCGCGTCGATGGGCCCCTCGAGACCCTCGAAGGTCTGGCCGAGGGTTCCCCCCACGGCCTTCCCGAGCCAGCAGCCCATGACCTTGCTCCGCAGCTCGGCCGTCGTCATTCCAGACACGTCGTCGTGTTTCCTCTCGTCGGTGGCAAAAGTATTACCTATACTTTTTGAAAGAGTCAACTCGACCGCAGATCCCTTGCATCTGTTGCTGTCGCGCCGCGATCAGTACGCTGAGGCGAAGCGCACGGCTGAACAGATCATCCGAAAGGAACGACCCTGACCCGCGAGACACTGCACGCCGGCATCCTCGACCGCATCGGGATGCGCATCGTCGAGAACGAGTACGCCCCCGGCCAGGTGCTCCGCACCGAGGATTGGGAGGCCGAGTTCGACGTCTCACGCACCGTGCTGCGCGAGGCGCTCAAGGTGCTCGAGTCGATGCGGCTCATCGAGCTGCGCCGCAAGGTCGGCATCACGGTGCGCCCCGCGATCGACTGGAACGTCTACGACCCGCGCCTCATCCGCTGGCGCCTCGCCGGCGCCGAGCGCCAGCGGCAGATCCACTCCCTCACCGAGCTCCGGCTCGCGGTCGAGCCCGTCGCCGCGCGCAACGCCGCGACGCGCGCGAGCCACACCGACCGCGTCGCGCTCCTCTACCACGCGTCCCAGCTCGAGGATGCGGGCCTCGCGACCGACCTCGAGCGCCTCCACCGCAACGACGTCGAATTCCACCGCCTGCTGCTCACGGCATCCGGCAACGAGCTCTTCGCCTCGCTCTCGGCGCTCGTCGCCGAGGTGCTGCCCGTGACGGGGCACCTCGTGCACGACGTCATCCCCGAGCAGCAGACGGCTCCGCCGCGGCACCTCCACACGATCGCGGCCCAGGCGATCGTCGACGGCGACCCGCGCGCCGCCGAGGAGGCGATGCGCGAGCTGCTCTACGAGGTCGACGAGCAGATGCAGCTCGCGTGGGAGCGCAGCCGCTGACGACCGCGCCCCCGCTCGCAAGGAGGCCGCGCAGCGGAATGCGCGACCCGATAGCCTGAAGACCTCTCCCCTCCTCCCCCGCATCGGAAGGTGTCACGCGTGTCCGGAAACGAAGGCAAGGCCAACATCGGAGTCGTCGGACTGGCGGTGATGGGCTCCAACCTCGCCCGCAACCTCGCCAGCCGCGAGGGCAACACGGTCGCGATCTTCAACCGCAGCTACGAGAAGACCGAGACGCTCGTCGCCGAGCACCCCGAGGCCGGCTTCCTGCCCGCGCGCACCTACGAGGAGTTCGCCGCGACGCTCTCGCAGCCCCGCACCGCGATCATCATGGTCAAGGCGGGCGCCGGCACGGACGCCGTCATCGACGAGCTCGTGCGCGTGTTCGAGCCCGGCGACATCATCGTCGACGGCGGCAACGCGCTCTTCACCGACACCATCCGCCGCGAGAAGGCCGTGCGCGAGACCGGCATCAACTTCGTCGGCGCCGGAATCTCCGGCGGCGAAGAGGGCGCGCTCAACGGCCCGTCGATCATGCCCGGCGGCTCGGCGGAGGCGTGGGAGACCCTCGGCCCCATCCTCAAGTCGATCGCCGCCGTCGCCGAGGGCGAGCCGTGCGTCACCCACGTCGGCACCGACGGCGCCGGCCACTTCGTCAAGATGATCCACAACGGCATCGAGTACGCCGACATGCAGCTCATCGCCGAGGCCTACGACCTCATCCGCCGCGGCACCGGCAAGAGCCCCGCCGAGATCGCCGACATCTTCGCCGAGTGGAACACGGGCGAGCTCGAGAGCTACCTCATCGAGATCACCGCCGAGGTGCTGCGTCAGGTCGACGCCGCCACCGGCAAGCCGCTCGTCGACGTCATCGCCGACCAGGCCGGCGCCAAGGGCACCGGCGCGTGGACCGTGCAGACCGCCCTCGACCTCGGCGTGCCCGTCTCGGGCATCGCGGAGGCCGTGTTCGCCCGCTCGCTCTCGTCGAAGCCCGCCCAGCGCGCCGCCGCATCCGCCCTCCCGGGCCCCGACGGCACCTTCGACATCCACGACGCCGACGCGTTCGTCGAGGACGTGCGCCAGGCGCTCTACGCGTCGAAGATCATCGCGTACTCGCAGGGCTTCGACGCGATCGTGGCGGGCGCCGAGCAGTACGGCTGGGACATCAAGAAGGGCGACATCGCCGCCATCTGGCGCGGCGGCTGCATCATCCGCGCCCAGTTCCTCAACCGCATCACCGAGGCGTACGCCGACGACCCCGGTCTCGTCGCGCTCGTCACCGCGCCGTACTTCGCGGATGCCGTGGCCCGCACGCAGCAGGCGTGGCGTCGCGTCGTGGTCGCCGCGGCCGAGGCCGGCATCCCGGCCCCCGCGTTCGCCTCGTCGCTCGCCTACTACGACGGCCTGCGCGCCGACCGCCTCCCCGCGGCGCTCGTGCAGGGTCAGCGCGACTTCTTCGGCGCGCACACCTACCGCCGCGTCGACCGCGAGGGCACCTTCCACACGCTGTGGTCGGGCGACCGCAGCGAGATCGAGGCCGTCGACACGCACTGACGCTGTGTCTTCTGGCGCCGCGATGATCCGCGGCGCGCGCACCCCCGCGGGTGAGACGGTGGCTGGTTTCGAAACGCCGCTCCGCGGCTACTCAACCAGCGGGTGTGCCTACCCGCGGGTGAGACGGTGGCTGGTTTCGACACGGGTGTGCCCACCTGCTGGTTGAGTAGCGCCCGCAGGGCGCGTGTCGAAACCAGCCCGCTGATGACCCTCACCAGATCGGGTTGTCACTCCCGAGAGGCCGCGGCGCGCGCTCCCAGCCGATGCGCACGCCCGAGACCTCGAGCGGCGGGGTGAGCACCCGCACGGGGCCCCACCCGGTCTGCAGCAGCTCGCCGTCGCTCGGCTCCTCCGCGGCGCCGCGTGCCGCCGCGCGCGGGAGACCGCGGGCGTCCTCGAGCAGCGCGGCCGTGCGCGCGAGCGACAGCCGCGCGATCGACCCGGTGCCGTCGCGCAGCCGATCCCGCAGCCCCACGAGCACGGCGGCGGCCATGAGGTAACCCGTCGCCTGGTCGAGCGCCTGCACGGGCATCGGAACCGGGCGGTCCGCGGCGGCGGCGCGCATGCCCGCATCCGCGATCCCCGCCGACATCTGCACGAGGCTGTCGAAGCCGCGGCGGCCCGCCCACGGGCCCGTGAAGCCGTAGGCATCGAGCGAGACGTCGACGACCCCCGGGCGCGTACGGCGGCGCGCCTCCTCGCCGAGCCCGAGGCGCTCGAGCGCGTCGGAGCGGTAGCCGTGCACGACGACGTCGGCCTCCGAGAGCAGCCGCACGATGTGGGCGAGCTCGGCGGGGTCGTGCCCGTCGAGGCGCGAGGTGCGCTTGCCGAGGGTCATCTCGTGCGCGAGTGCGGGCTCGTCCCAGCCGGGCGGGTCGACACGCAGCACCTGGGCGCCGAGCCCCGCGAGCAGCCGCGTGGCGACGGGCCCCGCCATGACGCGCGTGAGGTCGAGCACACGCAGGCCCTGAAGGGGCCGCTCGCGCGTCGGGCGCCAGTCGGAGGGGGCGCCGTCGGCGTCGGTGGTCGCACGCGCGACGAGCGGCTCGGCCGCCACGGCGGCGCCCTGCGGATGCCTCTTCCACTCCTCGGGACGCCGCATGACGGCCGCGCATCC
The Protaetiibacter sp. SSC-01 genome window above contains:
- a CDS encoding FadR/GntR family transcriptional regulator, coding for MRIVENEYAPGQVLRTEDWEAEFDVSRTVLREALKVLESMRLIELRRKVGITVRPAIDWNVYDPRLIRWRLAGAERQRQIHSLTELRLAVEPVAARNAATRASHTDRVALLYHASQLEDAGLATDLERLHRNDVEFHRLLLTASGNELFASLSALVAEVLPVTGHLVHDVIPEQQTAPPRHLHTIAAQAIVDGDPRAAEEAMRELLYEVDEQMQLAWERSR
- the gndA gene encoding NADP-dependent phosphogluconate dehydrogenase — its product is MGSNLARNLASREGNTVAIFNRSYEKTETLVAEHPEAGFLPARTYEEFAATLSQPRTAIIMVKAGAGTDAVIDELVRVFEPGDIIVDGGNALFTDTIRREKAVRETGINFVGAGISGGEEGALNGPSIMPGGSAEAWETLGPILKSIAAVAEGEPCVTHVGTDGAGHFVKMIHNGIEYADMQLIAEAYDLIRRGTGKSPAEIADIFAEWNTGELESYLIEITAEVLRQVDAATGKPLVDVIADQAGAKGTGAWTVQTALDLGVPVSGIAEAVFARSLSSKPAQRAAASALPGPDGTFDIHDADAFVEDVRQALYASKIIAYSQGFDAIVAGAEQYGWDIKKGDIAAIWRGGCIIRAQFLNRITEAYADDPGLVALVTAPYFADAVARTQQAWRRVVVAAAEAGIPAPAFASSLAYYDGLRADRLPAALVQGQRDFFGAHTYRRVDREGTFHTLWSGDRSEIEAVDTH
- a CDS encoding CoA transferase, producing the protein MAGSADARLRQRMGEALGVDVAAVNVAGVATLESPYPVSDLAAASVASAAAALTTLLDAGGIPGASATVRRERADAWFRMGVRPVGWVAPSPWDPIAGDYATSDGWIRLHTNAPHHRQAALRVLGVEADRDAIARAVSIWHGDELEADIVAEGGCAAVMRRPEEWKRHPQGAAVAAEPLVARATTDADGAPSDWRPTRERPLQGLRVLDLTRVMAGPVATRLLAGLGAQVLRVDPPGWDEPALAHEMTLGKRTSRLDGHDPAELAHIVRLLSEADVVVHGYRSDALERLGLGEEARRRTRPGVVDVSLDAYGFTGPWAGRRGFDSLVQMSAGIADAGMRAAAADRPVPMPVQALDQATGYLMAAAVLVGLRDRLRDGTGSIARLSLARTAALLEDARGLPRAAARGAAEEPSDGELLQTGWGPVRVLTPPLEVSGVRIGWERAPRPLGSDNPIW